In Mycobacterium sp. JS623, one genomic interval encodes:
- a CDS encoding carotenoid oxygenase family protein: MTDTASTLFGTGDYFQRDNYAPVTDELTAFDLPVEGAIPAELDGWYLRNGPNPRQATAHWFTGDGMIHGVRIEGGRAAWYRNRWVRTDSFEQDFPLYNADGSRNLRASVANTHVVNHAGKTLALVETSLPYVISNELETLGPYDFGGKLVDSMTAHPKICPTTGELHFFGYGSIFEPYVTYHRADANGALTINRPLDTKAHTMMHDFALTAEHVIFMDLPIVFNLDVAMKGEGDMPYRWSDDYGARFGVMRRDDPFGPIRWFDIDPCYVFHVANAYDRGNSIVLQAVRYPELWRYSGGFDADGVLWSWTIDLQTGAVSERQLDDRAVEFPRIDDRLATLPARYAVSVGDGCLVRYDLTTGAAVEHAFGSAESPGGPGEAVFVPSASGPADESSGWYLGYVYDPSRDGSDLVIIDASDFTAPPVARIKLPHRVPYGFHGNWISG, translated from the coding sequence ATGACTGATACGGCCTCCACCCTGTTCGGGACCGGCGACTACTTTCAGCGCGACAACTACGCGCCGGTGACCGACGAGTTGACCGCGTTCGACCTGCCCGTCGAGGGCGCCATCCCTGCCGAACTCGACGGCTGGTACCTGCGCAACGGGCCGAACCCGCGGCAGGCGACTGCGCACTGGTTCACCGGCGACGGCATGATCCACGGTGTCCGCATCGAGGGCGGCCGAGCCGCCTGGTACCGCAACAGATGGGTGCGCACGGACAGCTTCGAACAGGACTTTCCGCTCTACAACGCCGATGGCAGCCGCAACCTGCGGGCGAGCGTCGCGAACACCCACGTCGTCAACCATGCGGGCAAGACGCTGGCGCTCGTCGAGACGTCGCTACCGTACGTGATCTCCAACGAACTGGAGACGTTGGGCCCCTACGATTTCGGCGGCAAGCTGGTCGACTCGATGACTGCGCACCCGAAGATCTGCCCGACGACGGGAGAGCTGCATTTCTTCGGCTACGGCAGCATCTTCGAGCCCTACGTCACCTATCACCGGGCCGACGCCAATGGCGCGCTGACGATCAACCGGCCGCTGGACACCAAGGCGCACACCATGATGCATGACTTCGCGCTGACCGCCGAGCACGTCATCTTCATGGATCTGCCGATCGTGTTCAACCTCGACGTGGCGATGAAGGGTGAAGGCGACATGCCTTACCGGTGGAGCGACGACTACGGCGCGCGGTTCGGCGTCATGCGGCGCGATGACCCGTTCGGGCCGATCCGGTGGTTCGATATCGATCCGTGCTACGTGTTCCACGTCGCGAATGCCTACGACAGAGGTAATTCGATTGTGCTGCAGGCGGTTCGCTATCCGGAACTATGGCGTTACAGCGGCGGTTTCGACGCCGACGGAGTGCTGTGGAGCTGGACGATCGATCTGCAGACGGGCGCTGTCTCCGAACGTCAGCTCGACGATCGCGCGGTGGAGTTCCCCCGCATCGACGACCGGCTGGCGACCCTGCCTGCCCGTTACGCGGTATCGGTCGGCGACGGCTGCCTTGTCCGCTACGACCTGACGACCGGAGCCGCCGTCGAGCACGCCTTCGGCTCCGCGGAGTCGCCGGGCGGCCCGGGAGAGGCGGTGTTCGTGCCGTCGGCGTCGGGACCAGCCGACGAGAGCAGCGGCTGGTACCTCGGCTATGTCTATGACCCCAGCCGCGACGGCAGCGACTTGGTGATCATCGACGCGTCGGACTTCACCGCGCCACCAGTTGCCAGAATCAAGCTGCCGCACCGCGTTCCGTACGGCTTCCACGGCAATTGGATCAGCGGTTAG
- a CDS encoding PadR family transcriptional regulator, with amino-acid sequence MTNPFTPPPGPFGFGFGPGDRRAFHQQGRQARREFRDHLRDHLREHDAGPDFQAGFGPGRAFGPGRGFEFGFDPRGGFGFGGPGGPFGRRGSGRGRGKRGDVRAAILKLLAERPMHGYEMIQEIGERSQNLWRPSPGSVYPTLQLLVDEGLIAGAESEGSKKLFELTDEGRAAAEKVETAPWDEITEGAEPGHVNLRAAIGQLMGAVAQSAHTANEEQQERIVDIVNNARREIYGILGEG; translated from the coding sequence ATGACCAACCCATTCACTCCACCTCCCGGCCCGTTCGGCTTCGGCTTTGGCCCCGGGGATCGGCGCGCGTTTCATCAGCAGGGCCGGCAAGCCCGACGCGAGTTCCGCGACCACCTTCGCGACCATCTGCGCGAGCACGACGCAGGCCCCGACTTTCAGGCCGGCTTTGGCCCAGGACGCGCCTTCGGCCCGGGCCGCGGCTTCGAGTTCGGCTTCGATCCGCGCGGCGGTTTCGGCTTCGGTGGCCCCGGCGGTCCGTTCGGTCGTCGCGGTAGCGGCCGGGGACGCGGCAAGCGCGGCGATGTCCGCGCTGCCATCCTCAAGCTGCTGGCCGAGCGGCCGATGCACGGCTACGAGATGATCCAGGAGATCGGTGAACGCAGCCAAAACCTGTGGCGCCCCAGCCCCGGCTCGGTCTACCCGACGCTGCAGCTGCTGGTCGACGAAGGACTCATCGCCGGTGCCGAAAGTGAAGGCAGCAAAAAGCTTTTCGAGCTGACCGACGAAGGTCGCGCCGCAGCAGAAAAAGTCGAGACTGCGCCTTGGGACGAGATCACCGAGGGTGCGGAGCCCGGACACGTGAATCTGCGCGCCGCGATCGGCCAACTGATGGGCGCCGTCGCACAGTCGGCACACACCGCTAACGAGGAGCAGCAGGAGCGCATTGTCGACATCGTCAACAATGCCCGCCGCGAGATCTACGGCATCCTCGGCGAAGGCTGA
- a CDS encoding oxidoreductase: protein MQTFPLGSFHVGRVGFGAMQLPGPGVFGPPRDHAQAIAVLRRAIELGINHIDTAQFYGPNVANELIREALHPYPKELALVSKVGARRDDDAGAWLPAQQPDELRADIEENLQTLGVDRLAAVNLRIHAGDPTSVGPVDRELFDRQLTTMIKARDEGLIGGIGLSSIGSEHLQIALDRTEIVCVQNAYNLVDRTSQPVLDTCLERGIAFVPFFPLGSAFTPDNPVLGHPAVQSEASKLGRTPAQIALAWTLSVAPNVLLIPGTSSVLHLEENTAVADIELDEDTKRQLDDAA, encoded by the coding sequence ATGCAAACCTTCCCGCTGGGCTCATTCCATGTCGGCCGCGTCGGCTTCGGCGCCATGCAGTTACCCGGGCCGGGTGTTTTCGGCCCGCCGCGCGACCACGCCCAGGCCATCGCGGTCCTGCGGCGGGCAATCGAGTTGGGCATCAACCACATCGACACTGCGCAGTTCTATGGCCCGAACGTCGCCAACGAACTGATCCGCGAAGCGCTGCATCCTTATCCGAAAGAGCTGGCCCTGGTGAGCAAGGTGGGTGCCCGCCGCGACGACGACGCCGGGGCATGGCTGCCCGCCCAGCAACCCGACGAGCTGCGGGCCGACATCGAAGAGAACCTGCAGACACTGGGCGTCGACCGGCTCGCCGCGGTCAACCTGCGCATCCACGCCGGTGACCCCACTTCGGTCGGCCCGGTCGACCGCGAGTTGTTCGACCGCCAGCTGACCACGATGATCAAGGCCCGCGACGAAGGCCTGATCGGAGGAATCGGGTTGAGCAGCATCGGTTCCGAGCATCTGCAGATCGCGCTCGACCGCACCGAAATCGTCTGCGTGCAAAACGCCTATAACCTCGTCGACCGAACCTCGCAGCCGGTCCTCGACACCTGTCTCGAACGCGGCATCGCGTTCGTGCCGTTCTTCCCGCTCGGCTCGGCATTCACGCCGGACAATCCGGTGCTCGGTCATCCCGCTGTGCAGAGCGAGGCGTCGAAGCTCGGTCGCACGCCTGCCCAGATCGCGCTCGCCTGGACACTGTCGGTGGCGCCCAATGTGTTACTGATTCCGGGCACGTCATCAGTACTCCATCTCGAGGAGAACACCGCCGTCGCCGACATCGAGTTGGACGAGGACACCAAGAGGCAACTCGACGACGCGGCATAG
- the glpK gene encoding glycerol kinase GlpK, which produces MAEFVAAVDQGTTSTRCMIFDHDGAEVGRHQLEHEQILPKAGWVEHNPVEIWERTASVIQSALNRTKLSVTDLAALGITNQRETALVWNRRTGRPYHNAIVWQDTRTDRIASALDRDGRGDVIRRKAGLPPATYFSAGKVQWILENVDGVRADAEEGDVLFGTPDTWVLWNLTGGPRGGVHVTDVTNASRTMLMNLETLDWDDELLSFFGIPRQMLPEIKPSSFPESYGITRDDGPVGGHVPITGILGDQQAAMVGQVCLDAGEAKNTYGTGNFLLINTGEKIVRSENGLLTTVCYQFGDAKPVYALEGSIAVTGSAVQWLRDQLGIISGAAQSEALARQVEDNGGVYFVPAFSGLFAPYWRSDARGAIVGLSRFNTNAHLARATLEAICYQSRDVVDAMEADSGVHLEVLKVDGGITANDLCMQIQADVLGVDVVKPVVAETTALGAAYAAGLAVGFWENPDDLRANWQEDKRWSPAWTEDQRNSGYAGWQKAVQRTLDWVDVD; this is translated from the coding sequence GTGGCAGAGTTCGTAGCGGCCGTGGACCAGGGCACCACCAGCACAAGGTGCATGATTTTCGACCACGACGGCGCTGAGGTGGGGCGCCACCAGCTCGAACACGAACAGATCCTGCCGAAGGCCGGCTGGGTCGAGCACAACCCGGTGGAGATCTGGGAACGCACCGCCTCGGTGATCCAGTCGGCCCTGAACAGAACGAAGCTGTCGGTGACCGACCTGGCCGCGCTGGGCATCACCAACCAGCGCGAAACCGCGCTGGTATGGAACCGTCGCACCGGGCGGCCGTATCACAACGCGATCGTCTGGCAGGACACCCGCACCGACCGCATTGCCTCCGCGCTCGACCGCGACGGCCGCGGCGACGTGATCCGGCGCAAGGCCGGCCTGCCGCCCGCCACGTATTTCTCGGCGGGCAAGGTGCAATGGATTCTGGAGAACGTCGACGGTGTGCGCGCCGATGCTGAGGAGGGTGACGTGCTGTTCGGCACCCCGGACACCTGGGTGCTGTGGAATCTGACCGGCGGCCCGCGTGGCGGCGTCCACGTCACCGACGTGACGAACGCCAGCCGGACCATGCTGATGAATCTGGAGACGCTCGACTGGGACGACGAGCTGCTGTCCTTCTTCGGGATTCCGCGGCAGATGCTGCCCGAAATCAAGCCGTCGTCGTTTCCCGAGTCGTACGGCATCACCCGCGATGACGGCCCAGTCGGCGGGCATGTCCCGATCACCGGAATCCTCGGCGATCAGCAGGCCGCGATGGTCGGGCAGGTGTGTCTGGACGCCGGCGAGGCCAAAAACACCTACGGCACAGGCAATTTCCTGCTGATCAACACCGGTGAAAAGATTGTTCGTTCCGAGAACGGGCTACTGACCACGGTCTGCTATCAGTTCGGCGACGCCAAACCCGTTTACGCACTGGAGGGTTCGATCGCGGTCACCGGCTCAGCGGTGCAGTGGCTGCGCGACCAGTTGGGCATCATCAGTGGCGCCGCGCAGAGTGAGGCGCTGGCCCGCCAGGTCGAAGACAACGGTGGCGTGTACTTCGTCCCTGCGTTCTCGGGATTGTTTGCACCGTACTGGCGTTCGGATGCGCGAGGCGCCATCGTCGGCCTGTCGCGCTTTAACACCAATGCACATCTGGCACGCGCGACTTTGGAGGCGATCTGCTACCAGAGCCGCGACGTGGTCGACGCGATGGAGGCCGATTCCGGTGTGCACCTTGAAGTTTTGAAGGTCGACGGAGGTATCACCGCCAACGATCTCTGCATGCAGATTCAGGCCGACGTGCTCGGCGTCGACGTGGTCAAGCCTGTCGTCGCCGAGACGACGGCGCTGGGCGCGGCATACGCGGCAGGCCTGGCGGTGGGATTCTGGGAAAACCCCGACGACCTTCGCGCGAACTGGCAGGAGGACAAGCGCTGGTCGCCCGCGTGGACCGAAGACCAGCGCAACTCCGGTTACGCCGGATGGCAGAAAGCCGTGCAGCGGACATTGGACTGGGTCGACGTCGACTGA
- a CDS encoding class I SAM-dependent methyltransferase, translating into MVYMTHAITDIDRMPRGGPDASCLDRLLQTDRPEYLDRDDVDEGVKRSVVRALEWTGEFFGNTEKFARIVLDEVADVADPKILELGSGHGGLSRKLLEWHPTAELTVTDVEEQSVKAIQQSDLGGHPRATVREMDATAIDSPDGHFDLAVFAFSFHHLTPTLASRVFAEGTRVADKLVVIDLPRPPSPLHLIRLAAMLPLAPVVPFVHDGVISSLRCYSPSALRALAAHADPQIEVELRGGLMNPQVAVASRR; encoded by the coding sequence ATGGTCTACATGACTCACGCGATCACCGACATTGACCGCATGCCCCGCGGCGGGCCGGACGCCTCCTGCCTCGACCGGCTGTTGCAGACCGATCGCCCGGAGTATCTCGACCGCGATGATGTCGACGAGGGCGTGAAGCGCAGCGTCGTTCGCGCGTTGGAGTGGACCGGCGAATTCTTCGGCAACACCGAGAAGTTCGCGCGAATCGTGCTCGACGAGGTGGCCGACGTGGCTGACCCGAAGATCCTCGAATTGGGCTCCGGCCATGGCGGGCTGTCCCGCAAATTGCTCGAATGGCATCCGACCGCCGAGCTGACGGTGACCGATGTCGAGGAGCAATCCGTCAAGGCGATTCAGCAGAGCGACCTCGGTGGGCATCCGCGCGCAACGGTGCGTGAGATGGACGCGACCGCGATCGACTCGCCCGACGGGCATTTCGACCTCGCGGTGTTCGCGTTCTCCTTTCATCACCTGACGCCGACGCTGGCATCGCGGGTGTTCGCCGAGGGCACCCGCGTCGCCGACAAGCTGGTGGTCATCGACCTGCCGCGACCGCCGTCCCCGCTGCACCTCATCCGGCTGGCGGCCATGCTGCCGCTCGCACCGGTCGTGCCGTTTGTGCACGACGGCGTCATCAGCTCACTGCGTTGCTACAGCCCGTCCGCGCTGCGGGCGCTGGCCGCGCACGCCGATCCGCAAATCGAGGTGGAACTGCGCGGCGGGCTGATGAATCCGCAGGTCGCGGTGGCCAGCCGCCGATAG
- a CDS encoding class I SAM-dependent methyltransferase yields MTSDEVMDWDDVYRGEGQFQGPPPWNIGEPQPELAALHRDGKLRSDVLDAGCGHAELSLALAADGYTVVGVDLSPTAIAAATKAAQERGLNNVSFVEADITSLTGYDDRFNTVLDSTLFHSLPVEGRDGYLHSVQRAAAPGASYYILVFAKGAFPAEMEPKPNEVDEGELREAVSRYWEIDEIRPAAIHANAIEIPDAPFEMPPHPTDDKGRLMFPAYLLTAHKTG; encoded by the coding sequence ATGACATCTGACGAAGTGATGGATTGGGACGACGTGTATCGGGGCGAAGGACAGTTCCAAGGTCCGCCGCCGTGGAACATCGGCGAGCCACAGCCTGAATTGGCGGCGCTGCACCGCGACGGGAAGCTCCGCAGCGACGTGCTGGACGCCGGTTGTGGTCACGCCGAGCTGTCGCTCGCGTTGGCGGCCGACGGCTACACGGTGGTCGGCGTCGATCTCAGTCCCACCGCGATCGCCGCGGCCACCAAAGCTGCGCAGGAGCGAGGTCTGAACAATGTCTCGTTCGTCGAGGCCGACATCACCAGCCTCACCGGATACGACGACCGTTTCAACACGGTCTTGGACAGCACGCTGTTCCACTCGCTGCCCGTCGAGGGCCGTGACGGCTATCTGCACTCCGTGCAGCGGGCCGCCGCGCCGGGTGCCTCCTACTACATCCTCGTATTCGCCAAGGGTGCTTTTCCCGCCGAGATGGAGCCCAAGCCAAACGAAGTCGACGAGGGTGAGCTGCGCGAGGCGGTGTCGAGGTACTGGGAGATCGACGAGATCCGGCCCGCGGCGATCCACGCCAACGCGATCGAAATCCCTGACGCACCGTTCGAGATGCCCCCGCATCCGACCGATGACAAGGGCCGGCTCATGTTTCCGGCGTACCTGCTAACGGCCCACAAGACCGGCTAG
- the egtE gene encoding ergothioneine biosynthesis PLP-dependent enzyme EgtE produces MPEPTVVLAEQWRVARPKVAGLHLDSGACSRQSFAVIDAAAQHARHEAEVGGYVAADAAAPVLDAGRAAIGVLTGLTGTDVVFTTGSNNALDILLSSWPGERSIACLPGEYGPNLAVMAANGFRISALPADDLGRLSIDDAARQLAHDAPALVHLTPLASHRGLAQPLAEMADVCRDLGVPLVVDAAQALGHLDCAVGAAAIYSSSRKWIAGPRGVGALAVHPELAKRLRPRLPPPEWGLPIPVMQSLDLGETNVAARVGYSVALGEHLAARPDKVRDGLARVGRMTRTALADVKGWRVVEPVDEPTAITTLAPVDGADPQRVRAWLIAERGIVTTYAELQRAPFEMTTPVLRASPHVDTTAEDLDQFAEALAVATANA; encoded by the coding sequence GTGCCAGAACCGACCGTCGTACTAGCTGAGCAGTGGCGGGTGGCCAGGCCGAAGGTCGCCGGCCTGCATCTCGACAGCGGAGCCTGCTCGCGGCAGAGCTTCGCGGTCATCGACGCGGCAGCGCAGCATGCCAGGCACGAGGCGGAGGTCGGTGGGTACGTCGCTGCAGATGCCGCCGCGCCCGTGCTCGACGCAGGCCGCGCGGCGATCGGCGTACTCACCGGACTGACCGGCACCGACGTCGTGTTCACCACCGGCTCCAACAACGCACTCGACATTCTGCTCAGCAGTTGGCCCGGCGAACGCAGCATCGCGTGTCTGCCCGGCGAATATGGTCCAAACCTTGCTGTCATGGCCGCCAACGGATTTCGGATCAGTGCACTGCCCGCCGACGATCTCGGCAGGCTCTCGATCGACGACGCCGCGCGGCAACTGGCCCACGATGCGCCCGCCCTCGTTCACCTCACACCGCTGGCCAGCCACCGCGGGCTGGCCCAGCCGCTGGCCGAAATGGCCGACGTATGCCGCGATCTTGGCGTGCCGCTGGTGGTGGATGCTGCGCAGGCACTCGGGCATCTCGACTGCGCGGTCGGCGCCGCAGCCATTTACAGCTCGTCGCGCAAATGGATCGCAGGTCCGCGTGGTGTCGGTGCGCTCGCGGTTCATCCCGAACTCGCCAAGCGGTTGCGGCCGCGCCTGCCCCCGCCGGAATGGGGGTTGCCGATCCCGGTGATGCAATCCCTGGATCTGGGTGAGACGAATGTCGCTGCACGCGTTGGCTATTCGGTCGCATTGGGCGAGCATCTGGCTGCCAGGCCGGACAAGGTCCGCGACGGGCTCGCCCGTGTCGGCCGGATGACACGCACGGCGCTCGCGGATGTCAAGGGCTGGCGGGTGGTCGAGCCGGTCGACGAGCCGACCGCGATCACCACGTTGGCACCCGTCGATGGCGCCGACCCGCAGCGGGTGCGCGCGTGGCTGATCGCGGAGCGCGGCATCGTCACCACGTACGCGGAGCTGCAGCGCGCACCGTTCGAGATGACGACCCCGGTGCTGCGGGCGTCGCCGCATGTCGACACGACAGCCGAGGACCTCGACCAGTTCGCAGAGGCCCTCGCTGTCGCGACCGCCAACGCGTGA
- the egtD gene encoding L-histidine N(alpha)-methyltransferase, with protein sequence MTLSLSNYLAADSAAQALRRDVRAGLAQTPKSLPPKWFYDSVGSDLFDQITRLPEYYPTRAEAQILRARSAEIAAASGADTLVELGSGTSEKTRMLLDALRDSGALHRFIPFDVDSSVLNAAGSAIGSEYPGIEIDAVCGDFEEHLGKIPRVGRRLVVFLGSTVGNLTPGPRTDFLSTLADTLQPGDTLLLGTDLVKDTDRLVRAYDDSAGVTAQFNRNVLAVVNRELDADFDLDAFEHVAKWNSDEERIEMWLRASTAQRVRIAGLDLTVDFAAGEEMLTEVSCKFRPDGVEAELAAAGLRRTHWWTDPAGDFGLSLSTK encoded by the coding sequence ATGACCCTGTCGCTGTCCAACTACCTGGCTGCCGACTCGGCCGCGCAGGCACTGCGCCGAGATGTCCGCGCCGGCTTGGCGCAGACACCGAAGTCGTTGCCGCCCAAGTGGTTCTATGATTCGGTCGGCAGCGACCTGTTCGACCAGATCACCCGGCTGCCCGAGTACTACCCGACCCGTGCGGAGGCGCAAATCCTGCGGGCCCGGTCGGCGGAGATCGCAGCCGCGTCGGGCGCCGACACGCTGGTCGAGCTCGGCAGCGGTACATCGGAGAAGACGCGCATGCTGCTGGACGCATTGCGCGACAGCGGAGCCCTGCACCGATTCATCCCGTTCGACGTCGACTCCAGCGTGCTCAACGCGGCCGGGTCGGCGATAGGAAGCGAGTACCCAGGCATCGAAATCGATGCGGTATGTGGCGATTTCGAGGAGCATCTCGGCAAGATCCCGCGCGTCGGCCGACGGTTGGTGGTGTTCCTCGGTTCGACGGTCGGCAACCTGACGCCCGGCCCGCGAACCGATTTCCTCTCCACGCTCGCGGATACGCTGCAGCCCGGCGACACTCTTTTGCTTGGCACCGACCTCGTCAAGGACACCGATCGATTGGTGCGTGCGTACGACGACAGCGCGGGGGTCACGGCGCAGTTCAACCGCAACGTGCTGGCGGTGGTCAATCGGGAACTCGACGCCGACTTCGATCTCGACGCCTTCGAACACGTGGCGAAGTGGAACTCCGACGAGGAACGCATCGAGATGTGGCTGCGGGCATCGACGGCGCAACGGGTCCGGATCGCCGGGCTGGATCTGACCGTTGACTTCGCTGCGGGCGAGGAGATGCTCACCGAGGTGTCCTGCAAGTTCCGGCCCGACGGTGTGGAGGCCGAACTGGCCGCGGCAGGCCTGCGGCGTACGCATTGGTGGACCGACCCCGCAGGTGACTTCGGGCTGTCCCTATCGACGAAATGA
- the egtC gene encoding ergothioneine biosynthesis protein EgtC, which translates to MCRHLGWLGDPQSIASLVLEPASGLLVQSYAPRRQKHGLMNADGWGVGFFDNGVARRWRSAAPLWGDASFASVAPALRSNCVVAAVRSASIGMPIEPSASAPFSDGQWLLSHNGLVDRGVLPLSSKAESTVDSALLAALIFERGLDALGDTIVEVAAADPNARLNILAGNGSELRATTWGDTLSVLRRDDGVVLASEPYDDNPDWQEIPDRHLVVVEGPRVDLIPLKGSQ; encoded by the coding sequence ATGTGCCGGCATCTCGGCTGGCTCGGCGACCCGCAATCGATCGCGTCGCTTGTGCTGGAGCCCGCGTCGGGCCTGCTGGTCCAGTCGTATGCTCCTCGGCGGCAAAAGCACGGCCTGATGAACGCGGACGGCTGGGGCGTCGGCTTTTTCGACAATGGTGTGGCGCGGCGGTGGCGCAGCGCCGCACCGCTGTGGGGTGACGCGTCGTTCGCCTCCGTGGCGCCCGCATTGCGCAGCAATTGCGTTGTCGCAGCGGTGCGTTCGGCGAGTATCGGCATGCCGATCGAACCGTCGGCGTCGGCACCGTTCAGTGATGGCCAATGGCTGTTGTCGCACAACGGCCTCGTCGACCGCGGCGTGTTGCCGTTGTCCTCGAAAGCAGAATCGACCGTCGACAGCGCACTGCTGGCCGCACTGATTTTCGAGCGAGGCCTCGACGCACTCGGCGACACGATCGTCGAGGTTGCCGCCGCCGACCCCAATGCCCGGCTGAACATCCTGGCGGGCAACGGATCTGAACTCCGCGCCACCACGTGGGGCGACACCCTGTCGGTATTGCGTCGAGACGACGGCGTGGTTCTGGCCAGCGAACCATATGACGACAACCCCGACTGGCAGGAAATCCCCGACCGCCATCTCGTCGTGGTCGAGGGGCCTCGCGTCGACCTGATCCCCCTGAAGGGCTCTCAATGA
- the egtB gene encoding ergothioneine biosynthesis protein EgtB yields MTARETLARELTKARDRTLRLVDFDDAELHRQYDALMSPLVWDLAHIGWQEELWLLRGNNADRPGLLEPQVERCYDAFVNSRASRVNLPLLPPSNARAYCRTVRDKVLDTLDALPDDDAGFTFGLVISHENQHDETMLQALNLRTGPPLLSAGSALPPGRSDIVGTSVLVPAGEFVLGVDAVSEPHSLDNERPAHVVDVPAFRIGRVPVTNGEWRQFIDDGGYEQQRWWSERGWRHRQEAGLSAPQFWNADGTRTRFGHVEEIPAHEPVQHVTYFEAEAYAAWAGARLPTEEEWEKAAAWDPAAGKRRRFPWGTTEPTEHLANLGGDALRPAPAGAYPASASAYGAEQMLGDVWEWTTSPLRPWPGFTPMLYEQYSQPFFDGDYKVLRGGSWAVAQAILRPSFRNWDHPIRRQIFSGVRLAWDA; encoded by the coding sequence GTGACCGCTCGCGAAACGCTCGCGCGTGAGCTCACCAAGGCAAGGGACCGCACGTTGCGGCTCGTCGATTTCGACGACGCCGAACTGCACCGGCAATACGACGCGTTGATGAGCCCGCTGGTGTGGGACCTGGCACACATTGGATGGCAGGAGGAGCTGTGGCTGCTACGCGGTAACAATGCCGACAGGCCCGGATTGCTCGAGCCGCAAGTCGAGCGGTGTTACGACGCGTTCGTGAATTCCCGTGCCAGCCGGGTGAATCTACCCCTGCTACCGCCGTCGAACGCCCGCGCTTACTGCCGCACGGTACGCGACAAGGTGCTCGACACATTGGATGCGCTACCCGATGACGACGCCGGTTTCACCTTCGGCTTGGTGATCAGCCATGAGAACCAGCACGACGAAACCATGCTGCAGGCGCTGAATCTTCGGACGGGTCCGCCGCTGTTGAGCGCCGGATCAGCGCTGCCACCGGGCCGTTCGGACATAGTCGGGACATCGGTTCTGGTTCCGGCAGGGGAATTCGTCCTCGGCGTCGACGCGGTCAGCGAACCGCACTCGCTGGACAACGAGCGACCCGCACATGTGGTGGACGTGCCGGCCTTCCGCATTGGCCGGGTGCCGGTGACCAACGGCGAGTGGCGGCAGTTCATCGATGACGGTGGCTACGAACAGCAGCGCTGGTGGTCGGAGCGCGGCTGGCGGCATCGGCAGGAGGCGGGGCTCAGCGCGCCGCAGTTCTGGAACGCCGACGGCACCCGCACCCGCTTCGGGCACGTCGAGGAGATCCCCGCCCACGAACCAGTGCAGCACGTCACCTACTTCGAGGCCGAGGCGTACGCGGCGTGGGCCGGTGCGCGCTTGCCAACCGAAGAGGAGTGGGAGAAGGCGGCCGCCTGGGATCCCGCGGCAGGTAAGCGCCGCCGATTCCCTTGGGGCACAACAGAACCCACTGAACATCTGGCGAATCTCGGCGGCGACGCGCTGCGTCCGGCACCCGCCGGCGCGTACCCGGCAAGCGCATCGGCATACGGTGCCGAACAGATGCTCGGCGACGTGTGGGAGTGGACGACGTCGCCGCTGCGGCCGTGGCCCGGTTTCACGCCCATGCTCTATGAGCAGTACTCCCAGCCCTTCTTCGACGGCGACTACAAAGTGTTGCGCGGCGGGTCATGGGCGGTGGCGCAGGCCATTCTGCGGCCGAGCTTCCGCAACTGGGACCACCCGATCCGGCGACAGATCTTTTCCGGCGTGCGCTTGGCGTGGGACGCCTGA